The window TGGTCTGTTCTTAACAACTTCTTTTTTTGTGGAAACTGGTCTGTTCTTAACTAAATAAAGAGATAGATTAtttgtatatgattttttatatatatatagagagaataaatataatttttcataattagatggaaaattgtaacaaataatgagaaattggaatgatatatttaattatttgaatgttatggatatttttaatcaaaattaaaattggacttatataaaacaaaaattaaacattgataattaaataactctccacttttatttaaagataataatacAAAATTCACTTTACTTACCATATTTaaatttggtttaaatatgtttaagattcttgataaataactaaattttattttgaattcttaataataaaaaattattattatgagtacttgatatttttaaatttttattttaaatttttatcgtcaattaaataatgatgtgaTATAATTACAACcattgataatattaaaaaaattaatttataaaataattcattatcacTTAATTGATgttactcaaaataaaaaaaatatattagaaatacAACACCAAATTCTCAATCATTAGCCTTAAACATatctaaactttaatttttttttttataatgttagtGGGTTTATAAACACCCTATGATCCAAGACTTGGTTAGACGATAAAGCGTTTTCCTATGTCTCCCCGCATTGATTGGATTAAGACTTGCCTACTATAAATCCAAATCTAGCAGTGCTCCATCAATTAGCCATGCCCATGAATGTAACACTCAAGtcagattcaaattcaattaataCACCAAAAAACAGCTGTGATTGAAAACATTTTGACAATCCTGAAACCCCGTTTGTGTTTAGCAAGAGGATTCATTTCGTGTACGGTGTACCGCATGGCAACACTCCATTCACTATGTTACAAAAATTGACCCAGGACCTTCGTGTCCAATTGCTAATAAACTAATGTTATGTGCTGTTTCTTTTGGTCTCTTGTCACCTAATCCAGCATTTATCATTTCTGATTTCCAAGAGTTAGCTTTCAACCTCACCTTTAATGAAATCCCTAGGACCCGTCCCTGTTGAAAACTCTTCCTAGATTGTTAGGCTTTTGGCTTCTTTTGTCCTCAACAATGTCTCATGCATGCCACACATGACTTTACATTTTAATGAGTTTCCACTAACGTTACTTAACAATAacaccattattattattattattttctgtttaTAGTATTGATATAAAGTCAtttctactataaaaaaatattaatatttataaaaaattatgagcgATTGAGTttacacaattaattttttttcataatttatttcatactcaaacttaatatttaaattcttaattaattgattaaaatacacatgatgttattatttatgttaaccgttatggtatagtaattagttAGATAAAGTATATATTGTTTACTTATAgaccaataaaaaatttatcacaatAAATTGTGTTATACGATTTCTCCACCGAATAGCGAAATTGAATATGGTTGATAATTTATTGGTCGATATCGTGACATAAATTAGGTGTGAACGATGAAAAATACAATCAGCAGGCGAGTGGACAATTAAGCATTATCTAATCACCAATTAGTTGACGAAGAAACAGGGACTTAATCCAAAAGTGGAAGAAGCAACCTATGTGAAAAGACCAACGCACCCTTTCACACACAAAACTAAATTTTCCAGTTTGAAAGAGGTaagaaaattcattaatttctaGAAACCTCTCATGAAAAGAGTCATTAATCCGTGAGAACCGTGAGTGACTATATATCAATCTTCAGAGTCCTAAAAAAGTTTGATCACTTTCGCATTGACCTATATAACCTTTTCTCTCCGGTTACCAGAACCGTAAGTTGCTGAACATGAACCCGCAATCGCCGGTTCGGGCGGAACCGGAGCCTCCGGTTCCGACGTTCTCCCCACGGTTCGCGCTCACGTCCGGTTCGCAGCGGAAAATCGCGATCGCGGTCGATCTGAGCGACGAAAGCGCCTACGCGGTGCGCTGGGCGGTGCAGAACTACCTGCGACCGGGCGACGCCGTGATCCTCCTGCACGTGCGTCCCACGAGCGTTCTCTACGGCGCGGACTGGGGCTCCGTGGATCTGAGCGCGGCGGAGGACGCCGATGACGGCGGAGGAGGCGACGAGGAGTCGCGGCGGAAGCTGGAGGACGACTTCGACAACTTCACGTCGACGAAAGCGAGCGACCTGGCTCATCCGCTGGTGGAGGCGCAGATACCGTTCAAGATCCATATTGTGAAGGACCACGACATGAAGGAGAGGCTGTGCTTGGAGGTGGAGCGGCTCGGGCTCAGCGCCGTCATTATGGGGAGCCGCGGCTTCGGGGCGTCGAAGCGAGCCGCGAAGGGGAGGCTCGGGAGTGTTAGTGATTACTGCGTTCATCATTGCGTGTGTCCCGTTGTGGTTGTGCGTTACCCCGAGGAGAACGATAACGGTAAAGGTGACGGTAACGGTGCTGGTGGTCTTGTTGTGCAGGTTGGGGAACCGGTGGAGCTTCCGCCTGTGCCGGAGGAAGAGCATGAGGTGTATCATGATGCTTCCGATGAGCACAGAGGTTTGGtctgaaaattgaaattcaactttataaattttttattgtattatttatgatttaattttgcATAATGTTTAaatggtttgactaatgatCTTATTTGTGTACATTGATAGCGGAGAGGAATGAGTATTGGACAGAACTTAGATATGTTACTTTCTTCAATCAAAGTTGGCATTTGTCTAAGTTTTCATCTTGACTAGAGAACGGTGTAAAAAGTAGTTATAAATGGATAAAGTTCTCTATAAACACTCCGCAGCCTTGCCGTCCAAGTGGGCGGGCTGTGGACTAGTTCTTTGACTAGCTCCAAGTGAACACTGCAATACCGGCTTCACCACCCCACGCTGCTCATTTGCAATTGAGAGACATGGTGGAAGGCTCTGATATCAATTGATAAGAACCACACCTCAAAAGCTAGCTGTTGGGTAGTAGTTGGAGAGCCCAAGgccatgaaaaaaataagaagggaAAATGAATTGAGTTTCTTTCAtgagctaaaatcaactcatgtACTTAATTTTTGTGGAAGTTCTCTCGTTTAACTGCTCCAAAAGTTcaagtgcataagttgattttagcttatggaagaagctcaattcattttaatctttttcttattcaataattatttatggaGAAATTTATCCAACAAGACTCATGTCTAAGTTTTGTTGTCCCAAGAGCTCTCTGTTGAGGGGTTTTGGTTTGATGATTTTTTCCGAGGTGATTGTATGGAACTTTACTGTTGGATAAAAGTGTCTGGGCTATAAGATTACGTGTGTCTGGACACATGTTACAAACACAAGAAACCGTGtcaatttgtttaaaaacatggaAGCTATAACTACTAGCTTCTGTCTAAAGTGGGAAACCACATCCCAGGGATGTAACCAAACACATTATAACTTGGGCGCTGAAGCAATAAAGGGGGAAAAGGATTGGTAAGGAAATCTGAAACAGAGACAAAGAAGATTTGGCTTGATGGTTAACGCAATAgcaaaaattagagaaaaactATATGTGACATTTAAAACATCCTGATCCATATTTGAAGTAACTTGGATAATAAGAAAAGACTACAACTGTAGTGAGTGATCCATGTTTAAGGTTTTTACAAGTTTTACTTTGGCTACCTAGGACCTAACACAATCCTCCTCCTTTATCTGGGTTTGGGAATGACTGAGACCATAGAAAGAGTATTAGGTATGGCCAGCCTATAAAGTGTATCTGTGCTGCTATAGCATTGATGATACTTGTGCTTCAAAAGCATGAACAGTATTAATCTGCAATAGCCCAAACAGCTACCTAGCTTTTTAACAGAAATAAAGATTGAACCCTTTGTCATGCATCAGAAGTCTAATTCTGAATTCAAACTTGTAAATGTGTATTTCATCGGAAGTGTTTGTAGAAAGGCCAGATAGTTATCATTGATTTTTGAAGTCAAGTTTTGCATGTAGTTTACTCTAATTTTAAATGGTTTTATAGTTGTCGACCTAAGGCTCAATCCAACTCCTATCACTTGTTAAGTGTTGCATTCAAGCGTTTGTCTAAATCCATATCCATAACGTGCATAACACTTAtgtttatattcttttctgTATATGACTGCTACAAGTTAATTCTTGAAGTTAAAAGCTGAAGCTACTAAACTGAGCCGTGGTTGAACACTTACCCATGATATGCACTTAGCAAACTTCACAATTATCCACTATATGCTCCCCACTCATCCCACAATGCTTTGCAATTGGGAGATAACTACCTCTAGGTGTGGGGAACACTTGTATAGGCTGGCCATACCCTAGAGTAGGCAAATTTCACCAATTCCCAGATACACACTAAGGCTAATGTTGGATTTGAGAGGTTTTGGTGGAAACAGTTACTAGAGTGAGATCTTTGCAAAAGGAAATAACAAACCAAAAGAtggatatttattttcatttttcatgttAAGTTCTAGATTGACATGCTACCTGTTGGAATGGTGTTTCCCATAGTGAttacaaaaaagaataaaaaatgcaatatttttgttctttagaAGCCATCAGATTATGAAATAACCCAAACCTTGTAGGATTTTATCTATCACTTGGGAGTATATTGTTACAGGTTGATTAGTTTCTTCTTATTTAACTTGCTTATTTTTGGTTTGTGAACAGATGCTTAATGAAAGTATAGAGCAATGTCTATTTCCCTACTAACTTCAGGTAAGGCATGAATAACTTCTGCAATTTTTCAATAACCATTTTATCCTTCCTCAAGTTTGAATACCAGCCATTATCGGATCCTGTTGGATTAAATTCTTTTCTAAATGTATAGAAACACCAATGGATAACTGTTACTTTCTGTGCACTTTCCCATGCTGGGACTTGGACGAGGGAAGTGATAAGGAGTGGTGTTCCCAGTTCTCTCTTTCTGTATTATCTTCTAGAAATATATTTGGTTGGACTATGAAAACCACAACCCCAATGTTATAGAAGACTATAAGTCCACTAACTCTGGACtgatgttttgttttctttacaaGTAAAACTTTCATTTTGTCCATGAAATTGACACCATTGATCAATTTAGTCCTCGACCTTAAGAAAAGCCAAATTTAGTCATTGACTTCGTTACTATCTGTCAATTTAGTCTTGAATTTAGGAAATATCATCATTTTAGTCTTTGATTTTAACTCCTTTCAATCAATTTGATCCCTGCCCAATCTAGTTTCTAAACATTAGGAACCAAATTTgcagtttttttgtttgtttgtaatgtttaaagataaatttgacAAATGATGTCAATTTCAGGGAttaaattgacatttttttttctcactggCAGctaccttctcttttttttatgacatttttcACTTAATAAATATGTTAGCTACTACCttcaaagtttctttatatatcatggcaaataaattcaaatttacaggcctttgattttttttttcttccagaaACTGCTCACGGCAGCAAGGCATGTatcaaatgaagaagaatgtgttAGAATTGATAAGTATCTTCGTTGGACAAACTATACATTGTAAAGTGGCTGTTTGGTTGGTTAGCATTTGTATGCTTTTGTACAAGTTTGTTTCTACACTGTTTCAATACCCAGTGACAGGGTTGAATATGCTACCTTTCTACTTTGACGATTGATTTGGAGGCTCTTGATCCTGATTGGAAATCAATTATAGATTTAAGAAACAACGAAAGTTTTATTTTACTGTCTTGCTTCCTGTGAATGCCTGGTACAGTTAATGTTGAAGTAAAGTTGGACGATGACTGAGAATCACAAACATTTTACGTTGCCATTTGTCTCGGACGCCTTCCAATAAAACAATTTCCCCGTTTGTTTGCGTTGGATTACAACATGCATCTAGTTTGCTGTCCATCTTGTTTCATTATGTActcatttgttgattttttttttcatgacagCTTATTCAAATTTgtgcaaatgaaaaaaattaaggtttGGGCTGTGGTGTGGTActataattgaaaattaactGATTATAAAGCGAGAGAATGGTTATTAGTGTTTTTAATAAGAGTGCAGATAAATCaactt of the Glycine max cultivar Williams 82 chromosome 13, Glycine_max_v4.0, whole genome shotgun sequence genome contains:
- the LOC100500545 gene encoding universal stress protein PHOS34, which translates into the protein MNPQSPVRAEPEPPVPTFSPRFALTSGSQRKIAIAVDLSDESAYAVRWAVQNYLRPGDAVILLHVRPTSVLYGADWGSVDLSAAEDADDGGGGDEESRRKLEDDFDNFTSTKASDLAHPLVEAQIPFKIHIVKDHDMKERLCLEVERLGLSAVIMGSRGFGASKRAAKGRLGSVSDYCVHHCVCPVVVVRYPEENDNGKGDGNGAGGLVVQVGEPVELPPVPEEEHEVYHDASDEHRDA